Part of the Pseudarthrobacter sp. NBSH8 genome is shown below.
AATACAATCCAAGACGTGCCCAGGGTCTTGGTCAACAGGTCAGACTGGCATCCCGCTTTGGCACCGCGCCAGCGCTTCGGATTGGTACCCTGCCATAAAGCAGCCCCGCCCCTTTTATGGTGCGTGGTCCTGAGTCCCGAACAGATCTGAATCACTTGCAGTGTTTCACGTGAAACGCAGTCCGACCCCGCATCAGCTGGCGTCCCTTGCCTGATCGCGGCTAGACTGCTCACGACGACCTCAAGCATTGATCACGCGGGTCAGGTTCGCGGAGTGCCGAATAACTAGCCCCTTCCCTCATAATCTGAAGTATCAAACTTCAAAAAATGAGTCCGGATAAATTAATTGTCTATCTATTTCAGTGGAACCAACGAAATAGCCGAGCTGCTCAGTCCGAACATTGGTGGACTCGCGGCGTGAAACATCGAGTGAATCGACAGCATCTGGCCACACTTTTAGCTCCACCAGTGTTGGTCGTCCCTTGATTGAATCAAGCACCGATACGCGCAACTGCTACGTCGAGAAGCGGTGGTTCCTAACGATGTCGACCCGGCGCAGCTGGTCGGACAGCGGGCCATGGATTTTGGTTGGGAGAGCTGACGGATTAGAAAGAACCGACAGATTGGAAGAAGCCTGGATATGAGCGGCAGTGATGCCTACAAAGCCGTGTTCTACGCCTGATCTCGGCGCATACTTAGCTCAGGCTTCAGCACGGTGGCTGATGCCACGCGCCATGCATATAGACAGCTCATATGCGGTCGAAACCGCTGCAACCAGACCGGTCGCGTCCGCCTCCGCCGAACCCATCCATCCACATGCAACCAACAGTTCAGCGAAATATGCCTGACCCACGGTGCGGGGGCCTGCCACGAAATGACCAAAGTAACGCAATGAATTCGGCACCTTAGACCTGGGGATGCGCGCTGCCTCTCCTAGGATGCCTCCAGCCAAGAATCACACTCCACACGGGGTGACTGCCAGCCCCTGGCCAGCCTATCTACTGAACCCACACGGCTGCGGGCCTATCCCGTATATGGCGCCCGTGATCGCATCAATGGCACGCCTACCCCCGACATCTTTTGTGCCCCTTGGGATAAACTTCAGCGCAGCAGACATAGAACGCCGACGCCTCTTTGCGGCGACTGTTTCACGTGAAACACAGTCAACGCTGGGCATAGCTAGACAGTCGACCGGGCCACCAACAAGACGGTTCACGTGAAACGAACTCAGCGAAGAGATGCCGCGCCCGACTGGATAGGACACCCCATCTCACGTATCACGTAGGCTACCAGTCGGCCACGGCAGCGAACTGACGGGTGGCCCAATAGCCATTTCAAGACTCTTGCGACCGACGAGTAGTCATTACGTGCGGACCCACGAAGCACCTCACGTACACCCGGGCCGCCCGGCCACGAGTGAACCAAAGTCTCAACCCGCGGGAGCGTTCTGCAGCCCAGCTAACTCCACAGTCCCCGTGGCAATTTTCCTGCCTGCCACCGGCTGAGCCGTATCATAAATGTCGCAGTCTGCTCTGCAAACGAGGGACGACCGGCATGGACCTACGTACTACGCAGTCTGCTCAGCAGACGGGGCCCTCAGCGTAAACCAACGTCAACACGATCTACGCGGCCGCCCTTAGCCGCCTGTTGCCTCAGCCCGAGGCTTCACACATTTCCCCGCGTCCCGAGCGTCAACGACCAATGTCCGCTGGAAAGGTAGCACTGTGGAGTCGACCTACTGACGGGCGCAACAAGCCGGCCTGCGCTACGGCTCCCGGTCAGATCACCACAAATGATGGACGCCTGGCAGAGTAGGGGACCGAACAAGGAGTCAGACGCGGGCCCTAAACGAAGGCAGTGGCGCGCCTTCGAACCCAAGGACTCGTCCGATCCTCTCGGGCGCAAGTCGGTTACAGCACTGCCCGTCGCCGTCTACGTGCGTGCACCTGCGCCAGGTGCCACTGAAGCCAGCACAAGGGCCACACGTCTTCATCCGAAGTGCGGCCGGTAGGCTCACCTCACGGATTTCCGTCGCATGCCCATTCCACCGATATCGAGGTTATCCCCAAAAGTTATCCACATCGATATCCACAGGTATGTCCACCGGTCCGTAAATCTTGGACACAGCGTAGCCGAGTCCGCATTCCAGCTCAGCGGCCACACTCAAATCGGAAACTATCCAGGGACCAGCAACACGGAAGTGGCGTCGCTCATACTAGCTTAGAAATATTGACCCAAATCCAACTAATCGCGGCTCTTTTCCGAGCAAAGGGCGCATTGGGTGGTGGCTTAGTAATGTTTCACGTGAAACGGAACCAGAGACGGACTCGGACGCGCAGGCAGGCGGACGGTCCCGCGACGCGCTGGTGTGCGGCGAATATCCTAGTGATCCTGGCCACCAATCAATCTATCCACAAAGTTATCCACAGCGATATCCACCGTGCAATTCACACCGTGCCGCCCCCAAACTGGAACGGCTTCACCTCCTGGTGCGATGGGATTGACGCGCCCGACAATACACGGAATGCTCACAACCCACATTCGTTCTCTTCGGTTTCTGGCCCATAGACAGAATGGCTCGGGTCTGGGGAAGATGCTCTTTCAAGTTCAGACAGCCACTTGCCTGAATTGGTGGCGCTGGTGAATGGGTACCGCTGGAGTCCCGATCCGTTAAGTCACCGCGAATGGCCTGTCCAGCCCACCTCAAACTTGCATCAGGCCAGATGACTCGGACTACCCTCAGGTTCATTTCTCTGCCGTCCAATGCGAATCCGGGCATATAACGTCCACCTCAGGATTGCGTCGCGTGGGGGAGAGGCCACGTCGAGGAAGCTAGTCCTTCTCCTCGCTGTGCCGAGATGCTCCGACGAAGCGCAGACCACCAATAATGTCGCAGGGCTAGTCCTCTATAGACCTGTCGGATGCGGTATCCGGCGACCCCATGGGTTGCCCAAGGCATTGACATACATTTCTGAAGTTGGTGTGTATTGAGCAGCACCGCAGATGCGGTATCCGGCGACCCCATGGGTTGCCCAAGGCATTGACATACATTTCTGAAGTTGGTGTGTATTGAGCAGCACCGCAGATTCGGTTCTGGGCTGTAGGCCATCTGTACCGCGCATCAATCGACACCAGGCCTCATGGGGAATTCCAGGGCGCCGTCTGTCTGTCTGTCTGTGCAGAGGTTACTGATCCCTGTGGGCGGACAGCACCACCACTCAGCCGGTTCCTTATGTGCTGCCCCAAAATCGGGGCAAGTCCCTGGCCGTTGTTCCATCAGCGACCTGGCAGCGCTTGGATTCATTCTGGTTGGCCTCTCCACCGTCGACCGAACAGAATATCAGACGTGAGCTACGGGCGACTTGTCCACTCTGGCCTTCTGAAGCGCCATGCCAGGCCCCTACGGAGTCCAAGAGGACGTCAAGCTGTCCCGCGGCGCATGTACCCCTCTGTGGGCACACGCCGCCGCCAAGGGGCGGCCGGATATGCTTCCGGAGACGGAGTCTAAGTTCTCCGTCGGCTATGAACCATGAACGCCACGTGGTCCGACCCGCAGGTGGTCCATTGAATTGCTATGGGAGTAGACCGGGGATGGGCAGAGTCAGGCACGGCACACTCGGTTAGTCTCCACGTTTCACGTGAAACCACTTGGGCCATTTTTGCCGAGGACCAGGCCCACCCAAGAAGCATTGTGGGAGTACGTCTGCTCGGCGCTGACTGAAGATGCGGGCTTTGTTCAAGGCTGATAATGGGGAAACCCCCTTCGTCCTATACAGATATGGACCAAGTGACACTCCGGCTAGTTCAAGAGTCGAGATCCTGGGTTACGCCAAAAGGATTGCCAAAACCAGAGCCAGAGCCAGAGCCAGAGCCAGAGCCAGAGCCACTGACATGATTTCACACAAGCTCTGGCGGTGTTTCACGTGAAACAGCCGGAGAGTTTCCCTCTACAACCGAAATTATGCTGCCGGGACCCTTCGCGAGGGATTATCCGACCGAGCAGCAGGTCCAAGGGATCCCGTTCTGGCACGCCGGTCAGACAGGATCAGCAAGCCAAGCACCAACCGCGCACGCAACGAGGCAGGCATGGCGGCTCAGGCCACCAAACGCGCGGACAGTCGGGGTGCCGTCTCCGCCGCGGCAACGGACTGGCAGTAGGACACGAAACGCCGCCTCGTTCCCGCTGAGCCGGGTGGGCACCTGGGCGAACCCTGACGGAACCCTCAGCATTGAGGCATTCTTCAACTATTTCAGCGCCACAGGACGTCTGCGGAAGGATACCTGGGCCGATATCAGGGTCTCCTGCGTCCCTACACAGCCCACCCAGCGCTGTCATCTTGTGAGAACGGCGGCCCTGACTATCTACATCTCGGCCAGTGCACACTTCTAGTGGGTCAGCAATCCTAACGCCGCCGGGCTTCGGCGTTTCCGGTGCCGCCGGTGCCGCGAAGACAGGACACGTGACACGTGTCGGGGGTCGTCCATGGCCGCTGACGGTGCCGAACCAAAGTTACACCGCCAGCAGTATTCCAGCAGCCTCTGGCGATACTGCATGTGACCGGGTGGCTCAGGATGCAGGGCTGTCCTTCCCCCGATATGGTCGGAACCAGAATCGACTCAGAGAGTGTAGGAAGGGAATCGTGCCAGACGTGAAGAAGGGGCCTGTTTCACGTGAAACAGGCCCCTTCTTTGAGAGCACAATGCTAGTTTTCGGATCCTGGCGCCAGGACGTCCATTATACGGTTCAGGTCTTCAACACTGGCGAATTCAATGCTGACACGCCCCTTGCGGACACCCAGAGAAATCTTGACGTTGGTGTCCAAGCGGTCCGACAGCGAGGATGCCAGGTAGTCCAGGCGCTCATGGCGGGCCCCCGGACGGGGGATGTTGTTCTTCGCGGGCTTCGCAGGATCCTGGTAAAGAGTGACGGCCTCTTCGGTTGCCCGAACAGACATGCCTTCAGCCACGATCTTCTGGGCGAGGCGTTCCATGGCGGCCGCATCCGGGAGGGCCAGCAATGCACGGGCGTGGCCGGCGGAGAGAACGCTCGCCGCCACACGACGCTGAACCAGAGGTGGAAGCTTAAGCAGGCGCAGCGTGTTCGTAACCTGGGGACGTGAACGGCCAATGCGATCCGCGAGCTGCTCGTGAGTGGTTCCGAAGTCTTCTAGCAACTGCTGGTAGGCAGCCGCCTCCTCGAGCGGGTTCAGCTGGCTGCGGTGCAGGTTCTCCAGCAGTGCGTCCCTGAGGAGGTCATCATCGGTGGTGTCCCGGACGATGGCGGGGATGGTTTCCATCCCGGCCGCCTGTACTGCCCTCCAGCGACGCTCACCCATCACCAGCTCGTACGGTTCTCCACCTTCTTCGGTTGAGGTACGAACCACAATTGGCTGGAGGACGCCGATTTCGCGCACAGAGTGGATAAGCTCCGCCATGTCATCTTCATCGAAGACTGAGCGGGGCTGTTTCCGGTTCGGATGGATGTCGGTGACCAAAATTTCGGCAAAACGCACACCGGGAACTTCCACAAGATCTACACCGTTATCCGCCTTGCTCTCTGTTTCAGTAGCCTGAGAAGCGGGTGCACCAGACACAGGGACCTCGGATACTGACACATCAGTCACGGCTTCAACCGGCGCGGTCCCATCTTCCACCGCCGAGACAGCGACACGGCTCTTGGCCGGAACTTTCGCAGGAGCCTTGGCCTGAGCTTTCGCTGCCGGCGGCTTGTCGGCTGACTTGACGGACGATTTGGCGGGGGAGGCCGTTTTTGGCGCAGCTGCCTTATTCTCTACGGGTACGTCGTTGGTCCTAACCGGCGCACCCGACGCGGAAGATGTGGAAGATGTGGAAGCATCCGAAACTGCCCCGCCATTCCCGGAAGTGTCGTCGGAGGAAACGACTTTCTTACGGCCTTCCGGAAAGAAGAGATCCACGGGCCGCGACACAGCGCTGCCATTGCCCGACGCACTACCGGCGGAACTTGGAATGAGTGCGCCAAGACCGCGGCCCAGGCCACGTCGCTTTTCGCTCATGGATAAATCCCTCCGATGGAAGAGTCAGAACTTGCCGGACTCCGGTTGTTGCACTTCTTGAAGATTCTAGCGTTCAGCGATTTCTGCTGCGGCTTCCAGGTAAGACAGGGCTCCACTGGAGGAAGGATCGTAGGTCATGACTGTTTGCTGGTAGCTCGGGGCTTCTGAAATCCGCACCGAGCGAGGGACTACAGCACCCAGAACCTGTTCCGGGAAGTGCAGGCGAACCTCCGCTGCCACCTGGGCGGCAAGGTTGGTTCGGCCGTCATACATCGTGAGGAGAATTGTGGAGACCACCAGATCTGCATTCAGGTGCTTCTGGATCATCTCGATGTTCTTAAGGAGCTGACTCAAGCCTTCCAGGGCGTAGTACTCGCACTGGATGGGGATAAGGACCTCACCAGCAGCGCAGAAGGCATTAACCGTGAGCAACCCAAGGCTCGGCGGGCAGTCAATAAAAATGTAGTCGAGGCGTTCTTCGCCATTCTTCGCCCGGGTCTTGGCATACACATCGATCGCCCTGCGAAGGCGCTGTTCACGGGCCACCAGCGAGACAAGCTCAATCTCCGCACCGGCCAGATGAATGGTGGCAGGAGCACAGATCAGGTTACTGATGTCCGGGCAGGGGGCCACCACGTCGGCAAGAGGGAAATCGTTGATCAGGACATCGTAGATGCTATCCACGTCGGCATGGTGCTCGACTCCTAGGGCGGTGGATGCGTTGCCCTGGGGATCGATATCAATGACCAGAACGTTCAGACCAGCTGCGGCCAGGGCAGCGGCGATGTTCACTGTGGTGGTGGTTTTGCCGACCCCACCCTTTTGGTTGGACACCGTGAAGATGCGTG
Proteins encoded:
- a CDS encoding ParB/RepB/Spo0J family partition protein, with the protein product MSEKRRGLGRGLGALIPSSAGSASGNGSAVSRPVDLFFPEGRKKVVSSDDTSGNGGAVSDASTSSTSSASGAPVRTNDVPVENKAAAPKTASPAKSSVKSADKPPAAKAQAKAPAKVPAKSRVAVSAVEDGTAPVEAVTDVSVSEVPVSGAPASQATETESKADNGVDLVEVPGVRFAEILVTDIHPNRKQPRSVFDEDDMAELIHSVREIGVLQPIVVRTSTEEGGEPYELVMGERRWRAVQAAGMETIPAIVRDTTDDDLLRDALLENLHRSQLNPLEEAAAYQQLLEDFGTTHEQLADRIGRSRPQVTNTLRLLKLPPLVQRRVAASVLSAGHARALLALPDAAAMERLAQKIVAEGMSVRATEEAVTLYQDPAKPAKNNIPRPGARHERLDYLASSLSDRLDTNVKISLGVRKGRVSIEFASVEDLNRIMDVLAPGSEN
- a CDS encoding ParA family protein, with the translated sequence MTSSEASTQRIPPFVSLGSARSVAGMGSAPGRGESHPNPVAEMATLASVSRETTTGGRTNVMDTMDDSSPIARELAHETRRRERLVDRKLPKPEKTRIFTVSNQKGGVGKTTTTVNIAAALAAAGLNVLVIDIDPQGNASTALGVEHHADVDSIYDVLINDFPLADVVAPCPDISNLICAPATIHLAGAEIELVSLVAREQRLRRAIDVYAKTRAKNGEERLDYIFIDCPPSLGLLTVNAFCAAGEVLIPIQCEYYALEGLSQLLKNIEMIQKHLNADLVVSTILLTMYDGRTNLAAQVAAEVRLHFPEQVLGAVVPRSVRISEAPSYQQTVMTYDPSSSGALSYLEAAAEIAER